AATGGAAGAAGAGCAAAAGAGGGAATTGGATGCCAGTCGCAAGGCTCAGGTAGGGACTGGTGATAGATCAGAAAGGATACGTACTTACAACTTTCCCCAGGGGAGGGTTACGGATCACCGTATCAACCTGACTCTTTATAACCTTGATGCCATTTTAGAGGGTAAACTGGATGATATTATCGACCCTCTAATTCAACATTTTCAGGCTGAAGCCATCAAAGAAGGTGTGACCATTTAACCTGTGCGTTCCATATCCGAAGTTCTGGCCCAGGCTCAGTCTTACTTAAGTATCAAAGACGTTGATTCCCCTAGGCTGTCAGCCCAACTCCTGTTGGCCCATGTTTTAGGGTGCAGTCGCACTGACCTTTATACCCGCCCTGACCGCCTCTTAACTCCAGACGAGTACAGACTTTTTTTTAAGTTAATAGATCGCCGGGCCCAAGGTGAGCCTGTGGCTTATATCTTGGGTCAAAAAGAATTTTATAGCCTTAATTTCAAAGTAAATTCCCACGTACTTATCCCAAGACCAGAAACTGAAACTATTATTGACCTGGTCTGCGATTTTTTTCCCAAAGAGAAGAAAATAATTTTTGCAGATTTGGGCACCGGGAGCGGATGCCTGGCTGTTACCATAGCCTATCTATATCCTTTAAGCTTTGGACTGGCTATTGATATTAGTACTCAGGCATTGAAGATCGCAATGTTAAATGCCTCCCAACATAAAGTTCAAAACAGGTTAGCATTTATTTGCGCGGATCTTGGAACTACCCTCAAGCCGTGTTCTCTAGATCTTATTGTCACCAACCCTCCCTATATTTCTGAACAAGAATTTTCCAATTTAAGTCACGAAGTAGCAAAATTCGAACCGCAACAAGCACTGCTGAGTGGTCCCGCAGGTGTTGAATTTTATGCAGACATTGAAAGGCAGTCCAGGGAGTGCTTGAAGTCAACGGGTTTTCTTATTGCTGAAATGGGTTATAGACAGAGTAAAGAAGTCCGTAAGATCTTTTCATCATGGTCAGATGTCCGGATTGTAAAGGACCTGGCTGGGCATGACCGGGTATTGGTAGCCCGGGTTTAAGTTTTTGCGATAACAACGAAGGTTAAATGGCAAAGAACTTAAAAGGTCAAAAGGAAAAGAAACCAACATGTTGCTCAATAGAACCAGCAATTGTTGTTTAAAAACAACAATAGGTGAAAAAACAACAAGATTAACGACCTGTGTTTGACAAAAATTTAAGAAAATCAATAAGTTGCCTCTGGCATTATTGTTGCTATTGAAAAAGCGGAGGCTGATAATGAGACAAAAGACAATCAAAAGAGATATATCTTGTTCAGGGATTGGGCTGCATAGTGGGAAAAAGGTCACTCTGACTTTGAGACCAGCTCCCGAAGACACAGGCATTATTTTTGTGCACAAGGGTGAGCAAGGGAAAACGATTATTTCTTTGTCACCGGACAAAGTTATTTCAACTGGCCTGGCCACGACCATAGGGCATAATGGTGCGCCTATCGCCACGGTGGAACATCTTTTAGGGGCCGTATATGGGCTTGGCCTGGATAATTTATATGTTGAGGTTAGCGGAGAAGAGTTGCCTATCATGGATGGGAGCGCGACAACTTTTGTCTTCTTGCTCCGCTCAGCCGGAATTAGAAAGCAGGGTAAGCCCAAAAAAGTTCTTGCTTTTACTCGGCCGGTCAACTTTAAAGATGGCGATAAGTGGATCAAAGTCCAGCCATACCAAGGTTTTAAAGTCAAATACACCATAGATTTTGATCACCCCATGATTGGGCGACAGGTGTTCGAGTTTAAACACAGCCCTGAGAATTTTATAAGAGTGCTAGCCAAAGCCAGGACCTTTGGCTTTCTTAAAGATGTTGAGAAATTACAGCAGTTGGGGTTGGCCCTAGGTGGTTCTCTGGACAATGCAGTGGTCCTGGACGACTATGGCGTTATCAACCCTGAGGGTTTACGGTTTGAGGATGAGCTGGTTCGCCACAAGGTACTCGATTTCATTGGTGACATGGCTGTTATGGGGCTGCCTTTATGGGGAGATTTTGAAGTGCATTGTTCGGGACATGCTTTCAACAATGCTTTTCTTCGTTTTGTGCACAAACACC
The genomic region above belongs to Desulfovulcanus ferrireducens and contains:
- the prmC gene encoding peptide chain release factor N(5)-glutamine methyltransferase; this encodes MRSISEVLAQAQSYLSIKDVDSPRLSAQLLLAHVLGCSRTDLYTRPDRLLTPDEYRLFFKLIDRRAQGEPVAYILGQKEFYSLNFKVNSHVLIPRPETETIIDLVCDFFPKEKKIIFADLGTGSGCLAVTIAYLYPLSFGLAIDISTQALKIAMLNASQHKVQNRLAFICADLGTTLKPCSLDLIVTNPPYISEQEFSNLSHEVAKFEPQQALLSGPAGVEFYADIERQSRECLKSTGFLIAEMGYRQSKEVRKIFSSWSDVRIVKDLAGHDRVLVARV
- the lpxC gene encoding UDP-3-O-acyl-N-acetylglucosamine deacetylase codes for the protein MRQKTIKRDISCSGIGLHSGKKVTLTLRPAPEDTGIIFVHKGEQGKTIISLSPDKVISTGLATTIGHNGAPIATVEHLLGAVYGLGLDNLYVEVSGEELPIMDGSATTFVFLLRSAGIRKQGKPKKVLAFTRPVNFKDGDKWIKVQPYQGFKVKYTIDFDHPMIGRQVFEFKHSPENFIRVLAKARTFGFLKDVEKLQQLGLALGGSLDNAVVLDDYGVINPEGLRFEDELVRHKVLDFIGDMAVMGLPLWGDFEVHCSGHAFNNAFLRFVHKHQDDFLKLIELETQEQSKQSEQILIPQPEPALA